In one Mus pahari chromosome 21, PAHARI_EIJ_v1.1, whole genome shotgun sequence genomic region, the following are encoded:
- the Cenpw gene encoding centromere protein W isoform X1: MAPSTTVTRRVKRKAPRAFLKRTLKQKKPHLGLGRCCDLLIHLNCLLFVQRLAEESRTNACENKSGVIKKDHILAAAKVILKKSKG, translated from the exons ATGGCGCCCTCCACCACAGTCACGAGGCGGGTAAAGCGCAAGGCGCCCCGCGCCTTCCTCAAGCGCACCCTCAAGCAGAAGAAGCCGCACCTAGGCCTGGGGAGGTGCTGCGACCTCCTG ATCCATTTGAATTGCCTACTTTTTGTTCAGCGATTGGCAGAAGAGTCCAGGACAAATGCTTGTGAAAATAAATCTGGAGTTATCAAAAAGGATCATATACTGGCTGCAGCAAAG GTAATTCTGAAGAAGAGCAAAGGTTAG
- the Cenpw gene encoding centromere protein W isoform X2, whose translation MAPSTTVTRRVKRKAPRAFLKRTLKQKKPHLGLGRCCDLLKSPGQMLVKINLELSKRIIYWLQQR comes from the exons ATGGCGCCCTCCACCACAGTCACGAGGCGGGTAAAGCGCAAGGCGCCCCGCGCCTTCCTCAAGCGCACCCTCAAGCAGAAGAAGCCGCACCTAGGCCTGGGGAGGTGCTGCGACCTCCTG AAGAGTCCAGGACAAATGCTTGTGAAAATAAATCTGGAGTTATCAAAAAGGATCATATACTGGCTGCAGCAAAGgtaa